The proteins below come from a single Chitinophaga pinensis DSM 2588 genomic window:
- a CDS encoding glycosyltransferase family 2 protein: MNGPLVTIVLPTYNGSRYLRQSLDSCLIQSYTNFELLIVNDCSTDNTAEIAAEYAAKDARVRLINNAVNKRLPASLNTGFDEAKGTYFTWTSDDNYYAPDALERMVKILVEKPEIDLVYCDYIQIDDDNKEVGIMRFNDINQSIITWEGCGACFLYKKEVHLRNKGYNVSAFMIEDYDFFLRAFMHSKFYYLPEHNVYYYRVHAASLTGTMSTAVQDLQKIVVEKQLPTLVAHISKRDEMLYYRKFAVFYAVFKENQPKMKFYLQKLYKMSPKQAFIALAYITFRKTKGSIVIPFSFAFALLKIIFSGSKD, translated from the coding sequence ATGAACGGACCACTGGTCACGATTGTTTTACCTACTTACAACGGCTCCCGTTATCTGAGACAGTCGCTGGATAGCTGTCTCATACAGAGCTATACCAACTTTGAACTGCTGATCGTCAATGACTGTTCAACTGACAATACCGCTGAAATTGCAGCTGAATATGCGGCAAAAGATGCACGTGTACGCCTGATCAATAATGCTGTTAACAAACGCCTGCCCGCTTCACTGAACACGGGTTTTGATGAAGCAAAAGGCACTTATTTCACCTGGACTTCAGATGACAACTACTATGCACCCGATGCACTGGAGCGCATGGTGAAGATATTGGTAGAGAAACCGGAAATTGACCTGGTATACTGCGATTATATCCAGATCGATGATGATAATAAAGAAGTGGGTATCATGCGATTCAATGATATCAACCAGAGCATCATCACCTGGGAAGGTTGTGGCGCCTGCTTCTTATATAAAAAAGAAGTACACCTGCGTAATAAAGGCTACAACGTGTCAGCCTTTATGATCGAAGATTACGATTTCTTCCTGCGTGCTTTTATGCATAGCAAGTTTTACTACCTGCCGGAACATAATGTTTACTATTACCGCGTACATGCGGCTTCGCTGACGGGCACCATGTCTACAGCCGTACAGGACCTGCAGAAAATAGTCGTAGAGAAACAGTTGCCGACACTTGTAGCGCATATCAGTAAGCGGGATGAAATGTTGTACTATAGAAAGTTTGCCGTGTTTTATGCCGTCTTCAAGGAGAATCAGCCGAAGATGAAATTCTATCTTCAAAAGTTATATAAGATGTCGCCTAAACAGGCATTCATTGCATTAGCTTATATTACTTTTAGAAAAACAAAAGGCTCAATTGTTATTCCTTTCTCTTTTGCATTTGCTTTACTGAAGATCATATTTTCCGGCAGCAAAGACTAG
- the wecB gene encoding non-hydrolyzing UDP-N-acetylglucosamine 2-epimerase: MKKIFFLFGTRPEAIKMIPLIKACEQQPDKWQPYICVTGQHRQMLAQVLDFFGVTPHEDLALMKPGQTLFDITADGLKRLDEVLEREKPDVLVVQGDTTSAFTGALAAYYKKIKIAHIEAGLRSGNKYSPFPEEMNRKMTGNLADFHFAPTVNSQQNLHAENIHEHVYVTGNTVIDALLMTADIIKDAAAYKEYFSFLDPSKKTILVTGHRRESFGQPFEEICMAVRDIAIRYEGKVQIVYPVHLNPQVQEPVQRLLTGVPGVHLIEPLDYPYLVWLMKQSYLVLTDSGGIQEEAPALGKPVLVMRDVTERTEGIDAGTARLVGTSRHAIVENCFALMDDEQLYQQMAQAVNPYGDGTSSTQIIDILHKVL; the protein is encoded by the coding sequence TTGAAGAAGATATTTTTCCTCTTTGGTACCAGACCTGAAGCCATTAAAATGATACCGCTGATCAAAGCATGTGAACAGCAACCCGATAAATGGCAGCCATATATATGTGTGACCGGTCAGCATAGACAGATGCTGGCACAGGTACTGGACTTTTTTGGTGTCACTCCGCATGAGGACCTGGCCCTGATGAAACCTGGACAAACCCTTTTCGATATCACCGCAGATGGTCTGAAACGACTCGATGAAGTGCTGGAAAGAGAAAAACCAGACGTACTTGTGGTTCAGGGTGATACTACCTCCGCTTTCACCGGCGCATTAGCCGCCTACTATAAAAAGATCAAAATAGCGCATATCGAAGCCGGACTGCGCAGCGGTAATAAATATTCTCCCTTCCCGGAAGAAATGAACCGTAAGATGACCGGCAACCTGGCTGATTTTCATTTTGCACCTACTGTTAATTCGCAGCAAAACCTGCACGCAGAAAATATACATGAACATGTGTACGTGACTGGCAACACCGTGATCGATGCATTGCTCATGACAGCAGATATCATCAAAGATGCCGCTGCCTACAAAGAATATTTCAGCTTCCTTGATCCTTCTAAAAAAACGATCCTGGTAACCGGCCACCGTCGCGAGAGCTTCGGACAACCATTCGAAGAGATCTGTATGGCGGTGCGTGATATCGCTATCCGTTACGAAGGAAAAGTACAGATCGTTTATCCTGTACACCTGAATCCACAGGTGCAGGAACCTGTACAGCGTCTGCTGACCGGCGTACCGGGCGTACACCTGATTGAACCGCTGGATTATCCATACCTGGTATGGCTTATGAAACAGAGTTACCTCGTACTGACCGACTCCGGTGGTATTCAGGAAGAAGCGCCTGCATTGGGTAAACCCGTACTGGTTATGCGCGATGTAACAGAACGTACAGAAGGTATTGACGCAGGTACGGCCCGCTTAGTAGGTACCAGCCGCCATGCAATCGTTGAGAACTGCTTTGCACTGATGGACGATGAACAATTGTATCAGCAGATGGCACAGGCCGTAAACCCTTACGGAGACGGTACCAGCTCAACACAGATCATTGATATTTTACACAAAGTATTATAA
- a CDS encoding glycosyltransferase family 4 protein encodes MKIGIVSIIKEPWGGSEELWADMAAEALKEGHEVFVSALKCGPPHPKTVNLLKNGAKLFYRRGFVQPGIPFLQRIFRKGLIILANKLQNPFHRLFKERPDVIFYVGTSYSIGEDVLLLKALDKTPAALYINCNLNHDVRGFGGTRYDLIKAAYQRARKVLFVSEGNLEIARRHLCSNIDNAMVIRNPVNLANIGILPFPEEETVNFAMVGILVTDHKGQDLVLGALHQEQWRARKWHLNIYGAGLDEGYLKQLTAFYGLNDRVTFHGKVNDIKEVWKKNSLLLMPSRQEGMPLAVVEAMVCGRPSVLTDVGGHREWVTEGQQGFISPGATVRSMADAMERAWEQRADWKQMGIAANTAAMERYNPVPGKTILKLLLTA; translated from the coding sequence ATGAAGATAGGTATTGTATCCATTATTAAAGAGCCATGGGGCGGGAGCGAAGAGCTCTGGGCCGATATGGCGGCAGAAGCGCTGAAGGAAGGGCATGAGGTGTTTGTATCCGCCCTGAAATGTGGTCCTCCGCATCCCAAAACCGTCAACCTGCTGAAAAATGGAGCCAAACTTTTCTATCGCCGTGGATTTGTACAACCGGGAATCCCATTCCTGCAACGCATCTTCCGCAAGGGCCTGATCATTCTCGCCAATAAATTACAGAATCCTTTTCATCGTCTCTTCAAAGAGCGTCCTGACGTGATCTTTTACGTGGGTACTTCCTATTCCATCGGAGAAGACGTCCTCCTGCTCAAAGCACTGGACAAAACACCCGCAGCCCTTTATATCAACTGTAACCTGAACCATGACGTACGTGGTTTCGGCGGTACGCGCTATGACCTGATCAAGGCCGCTTATCAGCGTGCAAGGAAGGTCCTGTTTGTATCCGAAGGGAATCTGGAAATAGCCCGCAGACATCTCTGTTCCAACATCGACAATGCAATGGTGATCCGGAATCCGGTGAACCTCGCCAATATCGGTATACTGCCCTTCCCCGAGGAGGAAACCGTGAATTTTGCAATGGTAGGTATACTGGTAACCGATCATAAAGGACAGGACCTGGTACTGGGCGCCCTGCACCAGGAACAATGGCGCGCCCGTAAATGGCATCTGAACATCTACGGTGCCGGTCTGGATGAAGGATATCTCAAACAGCTGACCGCCTTCTACGGACTGAATGACCGCGTTACCTTTCACGGTAAAGTCAACGATATCAAGGAAGTGTGGAAAAAAAACAGCCTTTTATTGATGCCCTCCCGCCAAGAAGGCATGCCGCTTGCTGTAGTGGAGGCCATGGTGTGTGGACGCCCCTCCGTACTGACGGATGTTGGCGGACACCGGGAATGGGTAACAGAAGGACAGCAGGGTTTTATAAGCCCCGGCGCTACCGTCAGGTCTATGGCGGATGCCATGGAAAGAGCCTGGGAGCAACGCGCTGACTGGAAGCAAATGGGTATTGCTGCCAACACTGCCGCCATGGAACGATATAATCCCGTACCTGGTAAAACGATACTGAAACTATTATTAACTGCATAA
- a CDS encoding C40 family peptidase produces MKVRKEVLWVTVVMCALGAVSCNSTKKSATKKSSSDSRFIEGMVISRAALSSNVANTGSMKIKNFTPASSNLENAALWQFKYAQLLDVRVETVLNTDLFRFIEDWWGTPYVYGGKNKNGVDCSGFANSLLNTVFKVSSGGSSAQLYDKSKKVNNGQMREGDLVFFKTNGTSVSHVGVYLVNDKFVHASTSSGVMISDLNESYWKKYYVGGGRVE; encoded by the coding sequence ATGAAAGTAAGAAAGGAGGTCCTTTGGGTAACTGTTGTAATGTGCGCTTTGGGGGCAGTATCCTGTAATTCTACTAAAAAATCTGCCACAAAGAAAAGCAGCAGCGATTCAAGATTTATTGAAGGCATGGTGATCTCCAGGGCTGCGCTGTCAAGTAATGTTGCCAATACCGGATCTATGAAGATTAAGAATTTTACCCCTGCCAGTTCCAACTTGGAAAATGCCGCACTCTGGCAGTTCAAATATGCACAATTGCTGGATGTACGTGTAGAAACCGTATTGAATACTGACCTTTTCCGTTTTATTGAAGATTGGTGGGGTACGCCTTATGTATATGGCGGTAAGAACAAGAATGGGGTAGATTGCTCCGGTTTTGCCAACAGTCTGCTGAATACAGTATTTAAAGTCTCTTCGGGTGGTAGTTCCGCTCAGTTATATGATAAATCTAAAAAGGTAAACAACGGTCAGATGCGTGAAGGCGATCTGGTGTTTTTTAAGACCAACGGTACTTCCGTGTCGCACGTAGGTGTTTATCTTGTGAATGATAAATTTGTGCACGCCTCCACCAGTTCAGGGGTTATGATCAGCGACCTCAATGAAAGTTACTGGAAAAAGTATTACGTAGGCGGCGGCAGGGTAGAATAA
- the dnaE gene encoding DNA polymerase III subunit alpha: protein MIFSHLHVHTQYSLLDGAADIKSLYKKAMASNQPALAITDHGNMFGAFQFVAEAYNNRLNPEDPKDKRLKVKPIVGCEFYVVENRFKRAFTREEKDIRNHQVLLAKNDEGYRNLIKLCSLGYIEGLYGKYPRIDKELILQYHKGLIATTCCLGASVPRAILKKGEEAGEEEFKWWLDIFGEDYYVELQRHGIPEQEKVNESLIKFASKHNVKIIASNDSHYVDQADANAHDILLCINTGEKKSTPTMKDFSDDDVSMKNKRFAFYNDQFYFKTTEEMTALFQDLPQAIDNTNEIVDKVELLDLKRDILLPNFPIPPPFLTQDQYLRHITMEGAHKKYAEVTAEVEERINFELSVIENMGFAGYFLIVSDFIKAGRDLGVFIGPGRGSAAGSAVAYCIGITNIDPIKYNLLFERFLNPERKSMPDIDTDFDDEGRQKVIDYVVNKYGKNQVAQIITYGTMAAKMSIKDVARVMDLPLVESNMLAKMVPDKPGIQLDRIFNAPIDEGEKSLAEKEGLGPEDLENVKRLRELIKGQDLQGEVLREACVLEGSVRNTGIHAAGIIIAPKDLYDLIPVSTAKDSDLLVTQFEGSIIESAGVIKMDFLGLKTLTIIKGALELIRTNHGIDISIDDIPLDDAKTYELYQKGETNATFQFESAGMQKYLRELKPDRFDDLIAMNALYRPGPLEYIPLFIRRKHGLEETVYDLAEMEEYLNDTYGITVYQEQVMLLSQKLANFSKGDADVLRKAMGKKQKAVLDKMKKQFMEGCAANGHDLKVCDKVWTDWEAFASYAFNKSHSTCYAFVAYQTAYLKAHYPAEYMAAVLNNASNIEKITFFMEEAKRMGIDVLPPDVNESFKGFAVNKQGQIRFGLAGLKGVGEAAVENILEERQKGSNYKNIFEMIKRVNQRAVNKKSLEALAMSGAFDCFPELHRAQYFHKPDNDNTTGLDKIVKFGQQVSAGAATTMSSLFGADDMPEVEPPKIPPCDPWPLILKLNNEREVTGIYISGHPLDDYRFESRYYNMNTVQELVEYQADLQAPGNAKSGRERNFRLAVYVTGAQERISRNNRQFGIMTIEDYSGKFEFALWSEDFIRFAPYLKTGLCLFINGGFKAKRFNDAEYEFKVNGIQLLQEVKKTHTKKVTLVTMPKFITRELVDFLVDNINKYPGASELFLQLIDRDDAMQVKLHTFNKHIEMNDELAHFLSKQPDIDTYIDTINK, encoded by the coding sequence ATGATCTTTTCCCACTTACACGTTCATACACAATATTCTCTGCTGGATGGTGCGGCAGACATCAAATCATTGTACAAGAAAGCCATGGCCAGCAATCAGCCGGCGCTGGCCATCACGGACCATGGTAATATGTTCGGCGCTTTCCAGTTTGTGGCAGAAGCTTATAACAACAGACTGAATCCCGAAGATCCGAAGGATAAAAGGCTGAAGGTAAAACCTATTGTCGGCTGCGAGTTCTATGTAGTAGAAAACCGCTTCAAACGCGCTTTTACCCGTGAAGAGAAAGATATCCGTAATCACCAGGTCTTACTGGCGAAAAACGATGAAGGTTACCGTAACCTTATTAAGCTGTGTTCCCTTGGTTATATCGAGGGACTGTACGGTAAATACCCCCGTATTGACAAAGAACTCATTCTTCAGTATCATAAAGGACTGATCGCCACGACCTGTTGTCTGGGCGCCTCCGTACCCAGGGCGATTCTCAAAAAAGGAGAAGAAGCCGGCGAAGAAGAATTCAAATGGTGGCTGGACATCTTCGGGGAGGACTATTATGTTGAATTACAGCGACATGGCATTCCCGAACAGGAGAAAGTGAATGAGTCCCTGATCAAATTTGCGAGCAAACACAACGTAAAGATCATCGCCTCTAATGACTCCCACTATGTAGACCAGGCAGATGCGAACGCACACGACATTCTCCTTTGTATCAACACCGGTGAGAAGAAGAGCACTCCTACCATGAAGGATTTCTCTGATGACGACGTGTCCATGAAGAACAAGCGTTTCGCTTTCTATAACGACCAGTTCTACTTTAAGACGACGGAAGAAATGACGGCGCTCTTCCAAGATCTGCCACAGGCTATTGATAACACCAATGAGATCGTGGACAAGGTGGAACTGCTGGATCTGAAGCGGGACATCCTCCTGCCCAACTTCCCTATTCCACCGCCATTCCTGACACAGGACCAGTACCTGCGTCATATTACCATGGAGGGTGCGCATAAGAAATACGCAGAAGTGACGGCTGAGGTGGAAGAACGTATCAATTTTGAGCTGAGTGTAATTGAGAACATGGGATTTGCGGGCTACTTCCTGATCGTATCTGACTTTATCAAGGCAGGCCGCGATCTGGGCGTATTCATCGGTCCGGGCCGTGGTTCGGCGGCAGGTTCGGCGGTAGCTTACTGTATTGGTATCACCAATATTGACCCGATCAAGTATAACCTGCTGTTTGAGCGTTTCCTGAATCCGGAACGTAAGAGCATGCCCGATATTGATACGGACTTCGATGATGAAGGCCGTCAGAAGGTAATTGACTATGTTGTAAATAAATATGGTAAAAACCAGGTAGCACAGATCATTACTTACGGTACCATGGCCGCCAAGATGAGTATCAAGGACGTGGCCCGTGTAATGGACCTGCCACTGGTTGAATCCAACATGCTGGCCAAAATGGTACCTGATAAACCAGGGATTCAGCTGGACCGCATTTTCAACGCCCCTATTGATGAAGGCGAAAAGAGCCTTGCGGAGAAAGAAGGGCTGGGTCCTGAAGACCTTGAAAATGTGAAGCGACTCCGTGAACTGATCAAAGGACAGGATCTACAGGGTGAAGTATTGCGGGAAGCCTGCGTACTGGAAGGATCCGTACGTAACACCGGTATCCACGCGGCAGGTATCATCATTGCGCCGAAAGACCTGTACGACCTGATCCCTGTATCTACCGCCAAGGACTCTGACCTGCTGGTCACACAGTTTGAAGGTAGTATCATCGAGAGCGCCGGTGTAATCAAAATGGACTTCCTGGGTCTGAAGACCCTCACCATTATCAAGGGCGCCCTTGAACTGATCAGAACCAACCACGGTATAGATATCAGCATCGACGATATTCCACTCGATGATGCCAAAACATATGAGCTTTATCAGAAGGGAGAAACGAACGCCACGTTCCAGTTCGAGTCCGCCGGTATGCAGAAATACCTGCGCGAACTGAAACCTGACCGATTCGACGACCTTATTGCGATGAACGCCTTGTACCGTCCGGGACCATTGGAGTACATTCCTTTGTTCATCCGTCGTAAACACGGATTGGAAGAGACGGTGTATGACCTGGCGGAAATGGAAGAATACCTGAATGATACCTATGGTATTACGGTATACCAGGAGCAGGTAATGCTACTGAGCCAGAAACTGGCCAACTTCTCCAAAGGTGATGCGGACGTACTCCGTAAAGCGATGGGTAAGAAACAGAAAGCGGTACTGGATAAAATGAAGAAACAGTTCATGGAAGGTTGCGCCGCTAACGGCCATGACCTGAAAGTCTGTGATAAAGTATGGACGGACTGGGAGGCATTCGCATCCTACGCGTTCAACAAATCCCACTCTACCTGTTACGCCTTTGTAGCTTATCAGACCGCTTACCTGAAAGCGCACTATCCGGCGGAGTACATGGCGGCAGTACTGAACAACGCCAGTAACATTGAAAAGATCACCTTCTTCATGGAAGAAGCGAAACGCATGGGTATCGACGTATTGCCACCTGATGTGAACGAGTCATTCAAAGGCTTTGCGGTGAACAAACAAGGTCAGATCCGTTTTGGTCTGGCCGGTCTGAAAGGTGTGGGTGAAGCAGCGGTAGAAAACATCCTGGAAGAAAGACAAAAGGGAAGTAACTACAAGAACATCTTTGAAATGATTAAACGTGTGAACCAGCGTGCAGTGAATAAGAAATCACTGGAAGCCCTGGCCATGTCAGGCGCTTTCGATTGTTTCCCTGAGTTACACCGTGCACAATATTTCCATAAACCGGATAATGACAATACCACCGGTCTTGATAAGATCGTGAAGTTCGGTCAGCAGGTATCGGCTGGAGCTGCCACTACCATGAGCAGCCTGTTCGGTGCAGATGATATGCCGGAGGTAGAACCACCAAAGATCCCACCTTGCGATCCATGGCCACTGATCCTGAAGCTTAACAACGAGCGTGAGGTGACGGGTATTTATATTTCTGGTCACCCGCTGGACGACTACCGTTTCGAATCACGTTATTATAACATGAACACGGTACAGGAATTGGTTGAATATCAGGCAGATCTCCAGGCGCCTGGGAATGCTAAATCCGGCCGTGAACGTAACTTCAGACTGGCTGTCTATGTGACCGGTGCACAGGAGCGTATTTCGCGAAACAACCGCCAGTTTGGCATAATGACGATAGAAGACTATTCCGGTAAGTTTGAGTTCGCTTTATGGAGTGAGGACTTCATCCGCTTTGCGCCATATCTGAAAACAGGGCTTTGTCTGTTTATTAATGGTGGTTTCAAGGCCAAGCGTTTTAATGATGCAGAATATGAGTTCAAGGTGAACGGTATACAGCTGTTACAGGAAGTGAAGAAGACGCATACGAAGAAGGTAACACTGGTAACCATGCCTAAGTTCATCACACGTGAGCTCGTAGACTTCCTTGTTGACAACATTAACAAATACCCGGGAGCGAGTGAGCTGTTTTTACAACTCATTGATCGTGATGATGCCATGCAGGTGAAATTGCATACATTTAATAAACATATCGAGATGAACGATGAATTGGCACACTTCCTGTCGAAGCAACCAGACATCGATACCTATATAGATACAATCAATAAGTAG
- the trxA gene encoding thioredoxin yields the protein MALEFTDSNFQTEVLDSDKLSVIDFWAEWCGPCRAIGPVIEDLSKDYAGKVNVGKVNVDQNPQLSINYGITSIPAILFIKNGQVVDKQVGAAPRAILEKKIQTNL from the coding sequence ATGGCATTAGAATTCACAGATTCAAACTTCCAGACAGAAGTGTTGGACTCCGATAAATTGAGTGTGATAGATTTCTGGGCAGAATGGTGTGGTCCTTGTCGCGCTATCGGTCCGGTTATCGAAGACTTGTCTAAAGACTATGCGGGTAAGGTTAACGTGGGTAAAGTAAACGTGGACCAGAATCCTCAGTTGTCTATCAACTACGGTATCACAAGCATCCCTGCTATCCTTTTCATTAAAAATGGTCAGGTAGTTGACAAACAGGTAGGTGCTGCTCCAAGAGCCATTCTGGAAAAGAAAATTCAGACTAACCTCTAG